The genome window TGTTGCAATTTGAAAAGCATCCTTCATTTGACCTAGTATTTGCGGCTCTCCCTTAATTAACGAGTCCAGGCCAGTGATCACCTTAAACAAATGCTCAGCAACAGCGTCCTTTGTCGTAACAGTAACAAATTTTGTAAAATCATCAATTGTATAATGGAACCATTCCGCTAAAAATCGTCGAATATAGTAACGACCTGTATGTATTTGGTCCACAACCGCATACACCTCTGTTCGATTACACGTTGAAATTAATAAATTTTCCAAGATACTCTTTTCATCATTTAATAACTTATCTGCCTTCGGAACTTCTTCTTTTGTAAAAGAAAATTTTTCTCGCAAATCTAATGGTAATTGATGATAATTTAAGCTTACACACATCAAATACATTTTATTCAAACTCCTTATGAAACTTTTGCTTTATCCATTCTTTAATCTCATTTTTCATTTTCTTAGCCATACTTGGAGACTTTCCCATTGTTGAGACACTAATAAACATGTCATTAGCCTTAATCGTTGCTAGATTATAAAAGTCTGAATTAGTTTTATCACTGGTATTGTTCACCAGCTGAAAATGTGTCGCCTCTTTTTTTACTTGATCATTAACTGCTCTATCATCAGTACATGTAATAATAATATCCATATTTTCGACATATTTCCGCTGATACTTATCTGGTATCCAATTAATTTGGGTAGGTTGTATTTCAGGGGATAGAAGAGGACTAATAACAGTTGGGCGAACACCAGCTGCCAATAACTTATTTATTTTACGACATGCAACTTTTCCTCCGCCGACGACAGCTACATTTTTATCAGCTAAGTTTAAGATAATCGGATATGGCGATTGCATAATTTATTCATCCTTTATTCTTTCGTTGAGTCTTGCAAGATTTGATTAAACTTATCCATGTCAACATTCTGAGCAAATAGTTGGGCTAATTTCTCATATTGTTGGTCTTTATAACCACTAATCGAAACAGTAGTATCTACCAATGGTGCCATTCCCTTTGCTACGCGAAGCTGATTTAACAAGTGTCGTGTCCAATAAGGGTTATCAAAGATTCCGTGAAGATAGGTACCAATCACTGTTCCATCAGTACTAACTGCTCCATCCTCACGATTTTCTGGTTGACCGTTTGTTTCCTGGATTGTTGAGAATGGTGTTGAGTTTAGACCACGTTTTGTTGTTCCCATATGGATTTCATAACCTTTTAAAATGTAATTATTTCGCTTGGCAACCGCCTGAGTTGTTGTCTTTTTTTCATTAAAGGTTGTTTCTGTATCAAGTAACCCGAGACCTTTTTGTTCTTTAATTGGTGACTCAATCCCTGTTGGATCATACAGCATCTGTCCTAAAATCTGATATCCCCCACAAATACCAACGATCATACTTCCGTCCTTATGAGCACGTAAGATTCCCTCTGCAATCCCATTTTTACGCAAAGCTACTAAATCTGCGTTCGTGTTTTTACTTCCTGGAATAATTAATAAGTCTGGAGTTCCAAGTTCCTCTGCCGTTAAAACATATCTTACCGAAACATCTGGTTGAATTTCCAAACTATGAATATCTGTAAAGTTAGAAATCTTATCAAGATCAATTACCGCTACATCCAGGTCTTTTTGCGTATCTTTTTGTCGTGGTTTCCGAATTAGCGATACGCTATCTTCTTCATCAATATCAATACTGCTCATTGGCAAAACACCAATCACAGGAATTCCTGTTAGTTTCTCAATCATCTTGTTCCCAGATTCTAGTAAGGACTTATCTCCTCGAAATTTATTAATAATTATTCCTTTAATGCGTTGCTGGTCTTCGCGAGGCATTAATTTAATCGTGCCATAAATTGAAGCAAAGACACCGCCCTTATCAATGTCTGCAACTAGGATTACTGGTGCATCAGCCATTCGCGCCATCCCCATATTAACAATGTCATTTTCATTTAAATTGATTTCTGCGGGACTTCCAGCTCCCTCTAAGACTATTACATCATTTTCATCTGCTAATGTATTATAGGCCATCATAATTTGTGGAATTAGTTCTCGCTTGAATTGATAATAACTAACAGCATCCATATTCTTCAGCACTTTTCCCATTACAATAACCTGAGAATCTTTGTCCGTGGATGGCTTTAATAAAATTGGATTCATTCGGACATCTGGTTTAACCTTAGCTGCTTCAGCTTGAAAAACCTGCGCCCGACCCATTTCATCCCCTTTCTCAGTAATAAATGAGTTCAAGGCCATGTTTTGCGACTTAAATGGCGCAACCTTTTGACCACGATTAGCCAAAATTCGACAAACTGCTGCGGCCAACCAGCTTTTTCCAGCGTCAGATGCCGTTCCTTGAAACATTATTGACTGCACTGTCATGACATTTCATCCCCTAAGCTTAATCTATGTACCAAAAGCTGTTTTAAAAGTTCAGCCTTTGAGTTTTTATATGTTTACTTACCTTGTTCGGCAAATAATTCCTGTTCCGTTGTATATAAAGGCAATCCTAATTTTTGGTGAATCTTAACTAGCCACGGTTGTTCCAGGTTATTTTCCTTTAATAACTGTTCATCATTAAAAACGTTTTCCCTATTTCCCTCTTTAAGAATCCGATTATTTCCCAAAAGGTAAAAATAGTCACATACTTCATACATAAAGTCCATATCATGACTAGAGAGAATAATTTTTTGACCATTGGCAATTAACTTCTTTATCAATTTTTTCATTCTTAACCTACCATCTGGGTCCAAACCAGAAGTTGGTTCATCAAGTAAGATCCATTCAGAGCCAATCACCATAATACCCGCAATGGCAACCCGTTTTTTCTGACCACCACTAAGGTATTGAATAGGTTGATCCTTTAAGTTTGAAATATCTAATTCACGTAAAACCCTTTCGACACGTTGCTTAATTTCATCATTAGAAACTTTTAAATTTCTCAAAGCAAACGCAACGTCATCTTTCACTATTGAGTAGAAGATTTGCTGATCAGAATTTTGGAAAACAATTCCTATTTTTCGCCGTAAATTTCGAAGTCCTTTTTTAGAATATTCAACTTTGTGACCATCAACAAAAATCTCACCTGCTGTTGGTTTTAATTCACCAACCAAATTCAAGAAAAGCGTTGATTTCCCTGCACCATTATGACCGATAATGCCAATAACTGATTGATTATCGTGACCGAGCTTCATTGAAACATCGTCCAATATTTTATGCTTATCGTCATAGCTAAAGCTTACATGCCTCAATTCAATCATTATTGCTCCTCCTAAAGATAAAAATCACCATTATATAGCTTAGCATCGAGTGCTTTAGTCATCATTTGATAATTTATAATGACTTGTTCAAATAACATTTTTGCTAAAATTCCAGATGAATGAATCATTAAACTAAAAGAGTCATAGCCGAACCGTAATCGTTGAGCACGGTGAATCTGCTCAAAAGCATCAATAAAGATAAAGATGAAACGATACATTAGCATCGTTACTTCAATCATTACTCGTGGCAGATGCATAGCTTTTAGTACCTGTAAAATTTGAATAAATGGGGTTGTTAACGCAAACCAGTACGTACAGACAATTGCTGTCATACATTGCAATGCTACCTGCCCAGCTTTAGGCATCATTACTTTTGCCAATCCAAGATAAACATTTCCAAGTTTTATCGGTCCAATAAGGGTAGAGCGTTGAGAAGAAATAGTTACAACAATTCCAATGATACTTAAAACTACAAAAGGAATAATTGCATAAAACCAACTAATATAACGCTTAAATGAAACATTAGTTACGTAAATGGTGATACCTGCTACTGTAAATAGGACAATTACTTTAATCCATTGAATTGGCTGGAAAGCTAAAACCATTCCTACTAACCATAAAAAAGCTTTTAACTTTGGCGACCAATTAACAATTCGATTTTCATAAGCATATTTATCGATACTCAACATTAATAAGTCACCAGCCTTTACTATTGTTTTACAGTCTGTTTGGTTTTATTTTGTTGAGCTTTCTTTTTACCATGAGCAGCCCCAATAAAATAACAAATAATTCCTGTCCCCAGTGAACCTTGCACAGTAAACAATAAACTTTCGATTTCTCCCGATGGTGGAGTCCAGACAGGATGCGCCCATGCTTTATAACTTGGATCAAATTTCTTTATTTGCTCTGTTCCTTGGTCATCACTCCCGCTATATTCTCCTTTAACAAAAATAAAAGGAATCAATACCAAAAGAATTACACAAATTGCTAGGATAATATTAGTTTTTGTTCGTTTTTTCATTGTAGGGCTGACTCCTTCCATAAATCGTTACTGATTACCAAGTTATAAACAATAACCGTAAGCAATCCTTCTGCTATTGCCAATGGAATTTGAGTAATAGCGTAAATACTTAGGAATTTGATTAGCGCTGCTGCAACTCCACCATTCGGATCAGGGAAAACAATTGCTAATTGAAAAGCGGTAGTTACATACGTAGACCAGTCAGCAAACATCGCACACAAAAATAGTGAAACTGAACGACTAACTTTCATTGCTCGACATAATTTCCAAACTGCATAACCAACAATTGGGCCAACAATTGTCATTGAAAATTCATTAGCACCAAGCGTTGTTATTCCTCCGTGTGCTAATAATAATGCTTGGAACAATAGCACAATAACACCAAGAACCGACATTACTCCAGGGCCAAACAAAACTGTTCCTAGACCAACTCCAGTAGGGTGCGAACAAGAACCAGTTACTGAAGGCAATTTCAATGAAGATAAAACAAAGACAAACGCACCACAAAGGGCCAACATTACCTTGGCATTAGGAACACCAGAATTTACAATCTTATACATTCGATAAAGACCATAAATGAAGAACGGAAGTGACACTGCATACCAGAAAATACACCAGCGTGGCGGAAGCATTCCTTCCATAATATGCATTGCATGAGCTGTGGCAGGATAAGCAAGGGTATAAACTAGTCCAATCATAAGGAAAGTAATAAACTTACGATATTTTTTAATTACTTTTAACATTTTTGTTTCCCTTCTTTAATAAAGCCGTAGAAAAATAAGGCAGTTTGTCATTAATTGAATAATCAATTAATCGTTGCTTCTTTTGTTTTTCCATTGAAGCATTTTCAACAACAATCGTTTTACTCAATAAGTCTCGCTGTTCCAATATCTTATAAACCTGAGCAAACCTAGTAGCAATTTTCATAATTACCACATTATCATTAAGGTCGATTGCTTTTTCCAATTGTGTAATATCAGCAGTCGCTGGAATAATTTCAAGACTTTCTTCATCTAACATTAGGGGAACAGAGAGGCTGG of Limosilactobacillus reuteri subsp. reuteri contains these proteins:
- a CDS encoding bifunctional precorrin-2 dehydrogenase/sirohydrochlorin ferrochelatase encodes the protein MQSPYPIILNLADKNVAVVGGGKVACRKINKLLAAGVRPTVISPLLSPEIQPTQINWIPDKYQRKYVENMDIIITCTDDRAVNDQVKKEATHFQLVNNTSDKTNSDFYNLATIKANDMFISVSTMGKSPSMAKKMKNEIKEWIKQKFHKEFE
- a CDS encoding cobyric acid synthase; this translates as MTVQSIMFQGTASDAGKSWLAAAVCRILANRGQKVAPFKSQNMALNSFITEKGDEMGRAQVFQAEAAKVKPDVRMNPILLKPSTDKDSQVIVMGKVLKNMDAVSYYQFKRELIPQIMMAYNTLADENDVIVLEGAGSPAEINLNENDIVNMGMARMADAPVILVADIDKGGVFASIYGTIKLMPREDQQRIKGIIINKFRGDKSLLESGNKMIEKLTGIPVIGVLPMSSIDIDEEDSVSLIRKPRQKDTQKDLDVAVIDLDKISNFTDIHSLEIQPDVSVRYVLTAEELGTPDLLIIPGSKNTNADLVALRKNGIAEGILRAHKDGSMIVGICGGYQILGQMLYDPTGIESPIKEQKGLGLLDTETTFNEKKTTTQAVAKRNNYILKGYEIHMGTTKRGLNSTPFSTIQETNGQPENREDGAVSTDGTVIGTYLHGIFDNPYWTRHLLNQLRVAKGMAPLVDTTVSISGYKDQQYEKLAQLFAQNVDMDKFNQILQDSTKE
- a CDS encoding energy-coupling factor ABC transporter ATP-binding protein; this encodes MIELRHVSFSYDDKHKILDDVSMKLGHDNQSVIGIIGHNGAGKSTLFLNLVGELKPTAGEIFVDGHKVEYSKKGLRNLRRKIGIVFQNSDQQIFYSIVKDDVAFALRNLKVSNDEIKQRVERVLRELDISNLKDQPIQYLSGGQKKRVAIAGIMVIGSEWILLDEPTSGLDPDGRLRMKKLIKKLIANGQKIILSSHDMDFMYEVCDYFYLLGNNRILKEGNRENVFNDEQLLKENNLEQPWLVKIHQKLGLPLYTTEQELFAEQGK
- the cbiQ gene encoding cobalt ECF transporter T component CbiQ, yielding MLSIDKYAYENRIVNWSPKLKAFLWLVGMVLAFQPIQWIKVIVLFTVAGITIYVTNVSFKRYISWFYAIIPFVVLSIIGIVVTISSQRSTLIGPIKLGNVYLGLAKVMMPKAGQVALQCMTAIVCTYWFALTTPFIQILQVLKAMHLPRVMIEVTMLMYRFIFIFIDAFEQIHRAQRLRFGYDSFSLMIHSSGILAKMLFEQVIINYQMMTKALDAKLYNGDFYL
- a CDS encoding energy-coupling factor ABC transporter substrate-binding protein, whose translation is MKKRTKTNIILAICVILLVLIPFIFVKGEYSGSDDQGTEQIKKFDPSYKAWAHPVWTPPSGEIESLLFTVQGSLGTGIICYFIGAAHGKKKAQQNKTKQTVKQ
- a CDS encoding energy-coupling factor ABC transporter permease — encoded protein: MLKVIKKYRKFITFLMIGLVYTLAYPATAHAMHIMEGMLPPRWCIFWYAVSLPFFIYGLYRMYKIVNSGVPNAKVMLALCGAFVFVLSSLKLPSVTGSCSHPTGVGLGTVLFGPGVMSVLGVIVLLFQALLLAHGGITTLGANEFSMTIVGPIVGYAVWKLCRAMKVSRSVSLFLCAMFADWSTYVTTAFQLAIVFPDPNGGVAAALIKFLSIYAITQIPLAIAEGLLTVIVYNLVISNDLWKESALQ